From a region of the Candidatus Rhabdochlamydia porcellionis genome:
- a CDS encoding lantibiotic dehydratase has product MKEPPIYECADFFLIRHAHYPIQVLDSITREQDPIKYIFKFYENNALFKEAIAIANPDLHQFIKNLKSKNKKIFFSLLKYLSRTYSRATPFGLFSSVNWGVFHSKTELTFDISSIQKKARPSMEWVADLIDLYHSEKTFVRDLYVIANPQIILRSGRAIIIKNASIESRKNYNSIQNTEASETVFALAKTSIRYKDLEKKMITIYPNIEKSKIEEYLWLLFQKRYLLSELHMKTHSLPELTKITQRIPFQNLSDLSQSISAYENDSLSNDRIGKLEEVYTQMKNISKKVKFTLQVDAHCKISDVFLHKNVQKSIEKAANLLWLISHEEQKLDNLVDFYHHFLEKYGVNRLVPLSELLGEPHVYDFLLKQTDKKKKTNLIETFIFSQLSAKEIILDDIVQLLPKLTKEELQKAPPSIELLFELSAPSLKDINQGNFNLIILGMTPQAGNAFGRFLYLWDEAKVKKMQELKKKEESLHPEILFVETSFFPENPRFANICFCKKTRKYQLNIYGYNDSKNTLQLNDLYIGANAEQLYIYSKKLNKEIYTVLNSAINPDLAPFPLKFLLTLSRYRFSNFAPMLSSYLTSMLYFPRIRYQNIVFSPAQWYFNYQSLEIKTTDSENEIKIKLLNAFKKYDVPFQIYLTQSDNRLLINWKVGCFFDLIFQQFKSNFEIFLVENLIDLNNRVIKNSKGNYVSEFVVPLTKNRAYGFESLHTSYPQTKQLSIQDRISLPGGEWLYAKIFLPIEETEIFLQKTLFHYLNYLTEKYEIKKWFYVRYKEEDYHIRIRINAPHSILNSSILQDIHQWISHLLQSKLIHDFHICPYKREIERYGGPDSIDLVEEFFFIDTIYCSEILLKANKITDDIPIYIKPLFGIINILKHFYTDNALVLAFLTPNREHMNLLSGLRPYNRIIMQYTKFLFLEQIEENLPNSKGDIIKSLLSKTTNTLSSLAKKINDLEQAEMLWNTKRNILDSLIHMHCNRIIGFDKKLEIKARLAAHHFLSKSMIAY; this is encoded by the coding sequence ATGAAAGAACCACCAATCTATGAATGCGCTGATTTTTTTCTAATCAGACATGCTCACTACCCGATTCAAGTGCTCGACTCAATTACAAGAGAACAAGATCCAATCAAATATATTTTTAAATTTTATGAAAATAATGCTCTATTTAAAGAAGCAATTGCAATAGCCAACCCCGATCTTCATCAGTTTATTAAAAACTTAAAATCAAAAAACAAAAAAATTTTTTTTAGTCTTCTCAAATATCTATCGAGAACTTATTCAAGAGCCACTCCTTTTGGTTTATTTTCTTCTGTAAATTGGGGGGTATTTCATTCTAAGACAGAATTAACATTCGACATAAGTTCTATACAAAAAAAAGCAAGACCTAGTATGGAGTGGGTAGCTGATCTTATAGATCTATATCACTCAGAAAAGACTTTTGTACGAGATTTGTACGTAATCGCAAATCCTCAAATTATCTTACGTAGCGGAAGAGCTATCATTATAAAAAATGCAAGTATTGAATCTAGAAAAAATTACAATTCCATTCAAAATACGGAAGCTTCAGAAACCGTTTTTGCATTAGCTAAAACTTCTATTCGATACAAGGATTTAGAAAAAAAAATGATTACAATTTATCCAAATATTGAAAAATCCAAAATAGAAGAATATTTATGGCTTCTTTTTCAAAAAAGGTATCTTCTATCCGAATTACATATGAAAACACATTCCTTACCGGAACTGACTAAAATCACACAAAGAATACCTTTTCAGAATTTAAGTGATCTTTCTCAATCTATCAGTGCATATGAAAATGATTCACTGTCTAATGATAGAATAGGAAAATTAGAAGAAGTTTATACGCAGATGAAGAATATCTCAAAAAAGGTTAAATTCACTCTTCAAGTAGATGCTCATTGTAAAATTTCTGATGTATTCCTCCATAAAAATGTTCAAAAATCTATAGAAAAAGCAGCTAATTTATTATGGCTTATTTCTCATGAAGAGCAAAAACTCGATAATCTTGTAGACTTTTATCATCACTTTCTTGAGAAATACGGTGTAAACCGACTTGTTCCACTGTCTGAGTTATTAGGAGAACCTCATGTTTATGATTTCCTGTTAAAACAAACTGACAAAAAGAAAAAGACCAATTTAATTGAAACTTTTATCTTCTCGCAGCTTTCAGCAAAAGAAATCATTCTAGATGACATAGTTCAATTACTACCTAAATTAACAAAAGAGGAGCTCCAAAAAGCCCCTCCTTCCATTGAGCTTTTATTTGAACTATCCGCTCCCTCTTTAAAAGATATTAATCAAGGAAATTTTAACTTAATTATTCTTGGAATGACTCCTCAAGCCGGAAACGCTTTTGGGAGATTTCTTTATTTATGGGATGAGGCAAAAGTAAAGAAGATGCAGGAGTTAAAAAAAAAAGAAGAAAGTTTACATCCTGAAATTTTATTTGTTGAAACATCATTTTTTCCTGAAAACCCGAGATTTGCAAATATTTGCTTTTGCAAAAAAACAAGAAAATATCAGTTAAATATATATGGCTATAATGATTCGAAAAATACGCTCCAGTTAAATGATTTATACATAGGAGCTAACGCTGAGCAGCTTTATATTTATTCTAAAAAACTAAATAAAGAAATTTATACTGTGCTAAACAGTGCTATTAACCCCGACTTAGCCCCTTTCCCTTTAAAGTTTTTATTGACATTATCAAGATATCGATTTTCAAATTTTGCACCTATGCTTTCTAGCTATTTGACTTCTATGCTTTATTTTCCAAGAATTCGCTATCAAAATATTGTTTTTTCTCCAGCTCAATGGTACTTTAATTATCAATCACTAGAAATCAAAACAACAGACTCTGAGAATGAAATTAAAATTAAACTACTCAATGCATTCAAAAAATATGATGTTCCTTTTCAGATTTACTTAACACAATCCGATAATCGCCTCTTAATCAACTGGAAAGTGGGTTGTTTTTTTGATTTAATATTCCAACAATTCAAAAGTAATTTCGAAATTTTTTTAGTTGAAAACCTAATTGACTTAAATAATAGGGTAATTAAAAACTCAAAGGGAAATTACGTTTCAGAATTCGTAGTTCCATTGACAAAAAATAGAGCTTATGGATTTGAAAGCTTGCATACTTCTTATCCTCAAACGAAGCAACTCTCTATTCAAGATCGAATATCTCTACCTGGGGGTGAATGGCTCTATGCAAAAATTTTTCTTCCAATAGAAGAAACTGAAATATTTTTACAAAAAACCCTTTTTCATTACTTAAATTATTTAACAGAAAAATATGAAATAAAAAAATGGTTCTATGTTAGATATAAAGAAGAGGATTATCATATACGAATACGCATTAATGCTCCTCATTCAATTTTGAACTCTTCTATTTTACAAGACATCCATCAATGGATTTCTCATTTATTACAAAGTAAATTGATCCATGATTTTCATATTTGTCCCTATAAAAGAGAGATTGAGCGCTATGGAGGACCCGATTCTATTGATCTAGTTGAAGAATTTTTTTTTATTGACACTATCTATTGTTCTGAAATCCTTCTAAAGGCAAATAAAATCACGGATGATATACCAATATACATAAAACCTCTTTTTGGAATTATCAATATTTTAAAGCATTTTTATACCGATAATGCATTAGTTTTAGCTTTTCTTACTCCTAATAGAGAACACATGAATTTATTATCTGGTCTACGCCCTTATAATCGAATAATCATGCAATATACAAAATTCTTATTCTTAGAGCAAATTGAAGAAAATTTACCAAATTCAAAAGGAGATATAATAAAATCTCTATTATCTAAAACAACAAATACGCTAAGTTCTCTTGCTAAGAAAATAAATGATTTAGAGCAAGCTGAAATGCTTTGGAATACAAAGAGAAATATTTTAGATAGCCTTATTCATATGCATTGTAATAGGATAATTGGATTCGATAAAAAACTAGAAATAAAAGCTCGCTTAGCAGCGCATCATTTTTTATCCAAATCAATGATAGCTTATTAA
- a CDS encoding lanthionine synthetase LanC family protein has product MFDSMLICENIAEKMRDPNIVRKVALNTFHKNQVEYPIWLEESFISGIPGISYFYAAMHSAFPKNSWDLVAEKYVELSLICLQKQGISNCSLFNGLTGLSIAIYLSSNHGKRYQNLLSKLDDFFIKEVTRSFLQMKSHYIKKEIYIPPYFYNLAQGISGIISYLLFRKDNPYLRKLAFELIDMLAQILSFNKQFDSHQVPGWYVSHDSLFFDEEKSQYPNGCFILNHSFGIAGCLAALSLAAADGFRMSGLYESIDLVSTWLKNKYQTLMDNECWETIIPLNINDLATPGIAQDSWANGWPALLRSLFLAGQTLNDSSLISFASNTYISLFNKTESNRLDPSFSFGKAGLLSTTYLMAKDMENYQLLKKSDSLENELKADYHPNLPFGFKVRHPNKNGNDQWTDDPGLLNGSIGIALSLMLVQQKLDPNLIRIFLI; this is encoded by the coding sequence ATGTTTGATTCTATGCTGATCTGTGAAAATATCGCTGAAAAAATGCGTGACCCTAACATCGTGCGAAAAGTAGCCTTAAACACATTTCATAAGAACCAAGTCGAATACCCAATATGGCTAGAAGAATCTTTTATATCTGGAATTCCTGGGATCTCCTATTTTTATGCAGCTATGCATAGTGCATTCCCTAAAAATTCCTGGGACTTAGTTGCTGAGAAATACGTTGAATTATCTCTTATATGTTTACAAAAACAAGGAATTTCAAATTGCTCATTATTCAATGGATTAACGGGATTAAGTATTGCCATTTACCTTTCATCTAATCACGGAAAGCGATATCAAAATCTGCTATCAAAACTAGATGACTTTTTCATTAAAGAAGTAACCCGATCATTTCTTCAAATGAAGTCTCATTATATAAAGAAGGAAATATATATCCCTCCTTATTTTTATAATTTAGCGCAAGGAATTAGCGGCATTATTAGCTACCTTCTTTTTAGAAAAGATAATCCTTATTTGAGAAAATTAGCCTTTGAATTAATAGATATGTTGGCTCAAATATTATCATTTAATAAACAATTTGATTCTCATCAAGTTCCTGGGTGGTATGTTTCTCATGACTCTTTATTTTTTGACGAAGAAAAAAGCCAGTACCCGAATGGATGTTTTATATTAAATCATTCTTTTGGAATTGCAGGTTGTTTAGCTGCTCTTTCATTGGCAGCAGCAGATGGATTTCGCATGTCTGGACTATACGAATCGATAGATCTTGTTTCAACTTGGTTAAAAAATAAATATCAAACCCTTATGGATAATGAATGCTGGGAAACAATCATACCTCTTAATATAAACGATCTGGCTACACCTGGTATAGCTCAAGATAGTTGGGCTAATGGTTGGCCTGCATTGCTTAGATCTTTATTTTTAGCAGGCCAAACATTGAATGACTCCTCTTTAATTAGCTTTGCTAGCAATACCTATATTTCTCTCTTTAATAAAACAGAAAGCAATCGATTAGATCCCTCTTTTTCCTTTGGTAAAGCAGGACTTCTTTCAACTACTTACCTAATGGCAAAAGATATGGAAAACTATCAGCTTTTAAAAAAATCTGATAGTTTAGAAAACGAATTAAAAGCAGATTACCATCCAAATCTACCTTTTGGATTCAAAGTAAGACATCCTAACAAAAACGGAAATGATCAATGGACGGATGACCCCGGTCTACTCAATGGATCTATCGGCATTGCACTTTCTTTAATGCTTGTTCAGCAAAAATTAGATCCTAATTTAATTAGAATTTTTTTGATTTAG
- a CDS encoding flavoprotein yields MKSTKLLIGITGSITAIHIPVYLYTLLEVFPNIKIIMSRAAENFIRKETVSLIIEDVYTSMFPFSKEARTHIQLAHWADIFIILPATANIIAQAAHGLGETLLSTTILGYENPVIFFPSMNDSMWKNPAMQQNLSLLDKFGHQVISPIQRLIMEHASKEKKIEGSMPLPNEVLSILEKEVNKRKTTQKKDNCHV; encoded by the coding sequence ATGAAATCAACAAAATTATTAATAGGAATAACCGGATCTATCACTGCTATTCATATCCCTGTTTATCTATATACTTTGCTTGAAGTATTCCCCAATATTAAAATAATCATGAGTCGAGCAGCAGAAAACTTCATTCGTAAAGAAACCGTATCTTTAATTATTGAAGATGTTTATACAAGTATGTTTCCTTTTTCAAAAGAAGCTCGAACCCATATTCAACTTGCTCATTGGGCGGATATATTTATCATTCTTCCTGCAACAGCTAATATAATTGCTCAAGCAGCTCATGGGCTTGGAGAAACTCTTCTATCAACAACAATCTTAGGATATGAAAATCCTGTTATTTTTTTTCCTAGTATGAATGATTCCATGTGGAAAAATCCTGCAATGCAACAAAATCTATCGCTTCTCGATAAATTTGGACATCAAGTTATATCTCCAATACAACGACTTATAATGGAACATGCTTCAAAAGAAAAAAAAATAGAAGGATCTATGCCACTGCCTAATGAAGTGCTAAGCATTTTGGAAAAAGAAGTAAACAAAAGAAAAACAACTCAAAAAAAAGATAATTGCCATGTTTGA
- a CDS encoding alpha/beta hydrolase, with protein sequence MATKVDETRFLPPGKLVDLGGYSLHISCIGEGDQTVVLEAGHAGNSLEWALVQSEVSKFTRVCSYDRAGYGWSEESPYPRTSDQVVLELHELLTKAQIPKPYILVGHSLGGVNVRLYAHQYPDEVSGIILVDSSHEDQEARLPPEPKKNFFIKHPKIAEFFTFIGIHRLMMQASSVSSKLRLSSYPDWVQKAYLAKLSSTKCMRTAGKESSAFVESLIQLKNVQFSFRDKPLIVLTAGKCISGKGYGFDQEWLNQAYKVWKDLQKELVAQSTKGKQIIAEHSDHQITRHQPSIIIEAIKELINSKEKFESTGDDFQKSKIVNLK encoded by the coding sequence GTGGCAACTAAAGTGGATGAGACCCGATTTTTACCTCCAGGAAAACTTGTTGATTTGGGAGGGTATAGCTTACACATCAGTTGTATAGGAGAAGGAGATCAAACAGTAGTTTTAGAAGCGGGTCATGCAGGAAATTCCTTAGAATGGGCACTTGTTCAATCAGAGGTTTCTAAATTTACTCGTGTGTGTAGTTATGATAGGGCAGGTTATGGATGGAGTGAAGAAAGCCCCTATCCTCGAACAAGTGATCAGGTGGTTTTGGAATTGCATGAACTTCTGACTAAAGCTCAGATTCCAAAGCCTTATATTCTTGTTGGTCATTCATTAGGTGGTGTTAATGTGAGGCTCTATGCACATCAATATCCCGATGAGGTTTCTGGGATCATTCTAGTAGATTCATCTCATGAAGATCAGGAAGCGCGCCTTCCTCCAGAACCTAAAAAAAATTTTTTTATTAAACATCCAAAAATCGCAGAGTTTTTTACTTTCATTGGGATTCATCGGTTAATGATGCAAGCTTCAAGCGTCTCATCAAAGCTTAGGTTATCTAGTTATCCAGATTGGGTACAAAAAGCATATCTTGCAAAATTATCCTCAACAAAATGCATGAGAACTGCAGGTAAGGAAAGTTCTGCTTTTGTAGAGAGTCTTATACAATTAAAAAATGTCCAATTTTCTTTTAGAGATAAACCGTTGATTGTTCTTACTGCAGGAAAATGTATTTCTGGAAAAGGATATGGTTTCGATCAAGAATGGTTAAATCAAGCATATAAAGTATGGAAAGATCTTCAAAAGGAATTAGTAGCTCAATCGACAAAAGGAAAACAAATCATTGCAGAACATAGTGATCATCAAATTACAAGACATCAACCTTCAATTATTATTGAAGCAATAAAAGAATTAATCAATTCAAAAGAAAAATTTGAGTCCACGGGCGATGATTTTCAGAAATCGAAAATAGTAAACTTAAAATAA
- a CDS encoding lanthionine synthetase C family protein: MNQKFSPWEPTTLGYGYPALILLFSEMNMFFPDPKWEKAYQAYIDLLTKELKTNGFLDPSLFAGLTGICFTIQFAAEQNPKYVKLHASLHFLLLHQIQKYYLIPIELAEKEGKLPLPIQYGIISGLNGVLAYLLNYSTHQASKTIIHKILKHIVRVAGLIRVGSYEIPGWYANANYLLLKDGAKMYPKGVVEKHLDTYREGCFDTGMAHGVSGCLAVLAKALLHGIEVPNHIKSMYAIINWLKNTKQNVGKIKQVWPKRFAFNPKKKNYVEIRSDVYFDSWSYGAPGISNAMILAASSLKDSHLYNYCINDFISISTRLQISKDLNCPSFFYGRSGNLTIIHQIYLATHLDIFSKSAQKLAELLVEQYNDQSPFGFKCIPPTNDLESTFSIDNIGLITGVSGIILSLLFSISENHRPWTQIFLLN, translated from the coding sequence ATGAATCAAAAATTCAGCCCTTGGGAACCTACAACTCTAGGCTATGGATATCCTGCCCTTATTTTACTTTTTTCCGAAATGAACATGTTTTTTCCTGATCCAAAATGGGAAAAAGCTTACCAAGCTTACATTGATCTTCTTACCAAAGAACTAAAAACAAATGGGTTTCTTGATCCTTCTTTATTTGCTGGCTTGACAGGGATTTGCTTTACTATTCAATTTGCTGCTGAACAAAATCCAAAATATGTAAAACTGCATGCCTCTCTTCACTTTCTACTTCTACATCAAATACAGAAATACTATCTTATTCCTATTGAGCTTGCTGAAAAAGAAGGTAAACTGCCTTTACCTATTCAATATGGAATTATTTCTGGATTAAATGGTGTGTTGGCCTATTTATTAAATTATAGCACTCACCAAGCATCTAAAACGATCATTCATAAAATCCTTAAGCATATAGTACGAGTAGCTGGCCTAATTCGCGTTGGATCATATGAAATCCCTGGATGGTATGCCAATGCAAATTATTTACTTCTTAAAGATGGGGCAAAAATGTACCCTAAAGGAGTTGTTGAAAAACATCTAGATACCTATCGCGAAGGTTGTTTTGATACAGGAATGGCTCATGGAGTATCAGGTTGCTTAGCAGTTCTAGCTAAAGCTCTCTTACATGGCATTGAAGTTCCTAATCACATAAAATCCATGTATGCAATCATTAACTGGCTTAAAAATACAAAACAGAATGTGGGTAAGATAAAACAAGTATGGCCTAAGCGATTTGCATTCAACCCTAAAAAGAAAAACTATGTAGAAATTCGCTCGGATGTTTATTTCGATAGCTGGTCCTATGGGGCTCCAGGAATTTCCAATGCAATGATTCTTGCTGCAAGTTCTTTAAAAGATTCTCATCTTTATAATTATTGTATAAATGATTTTATTTCCATATCAACTAGATTGCAAATATCTAAAGACCTTAACTGTCCGTCATTCTTCTATGGAAGATCTGGTAACTTGACTATTATACATCAAATATACCTTGCAACTCATCTAGATATTTTCTCAAAAAGTGCTCAAAAACTTGCAGAATTACTAGTTGAGCAATATAACGATCAGTCTCCTTTTGGATTTAAGTGCATACCTCCTACAAACGATTTAGAAAGCACTTTTTCTATTGATAACATTGGTTTAATAACTGGAGTCTCTGGAATTATTTTAAGTTTACTATTTTCGATTTCTGAAAATCATCGCCCGTGGACTCAAATTTTTCTTTTGAATTGA
- a CDS encoding arginase, which translates to MYDDLFFIGASSGLGGNQSGSEKAPFFLKNTLELKLFQEIQPFFHKRNHYESIAHFNRELAKATFAFAKKEEFFIALGGDHSCAIGTWSGVAEGYRQRGDIGLLWVDAHMDAHRPSSSKSGNIHGMPLAVLLGFGNEHLVNILSSTPKLKPQNIALIGTRSYEKEEEEFLKQLGVNIYFMENIKQRGLQEVLKEAIHHITTSTIGYGISFDLDSLDPSFADAVGTPVSCGLDLEEFLNCFVLFQEIPPFAFELVEYNPGLDTKLHSLNVIKRILSHCNTLHKKYIISL; encoded by the coding sequence ATGTATGACGATTTATTTTTTATTGGAGCTTCTTCTGGATTAGGGGGAAATCAATCAGGTAGTGAAAAAGCGCCTTTTTTTTTAAAAAATACGTTAGAATTAAAACTATTTCAAGAAATTCAACCTTTTTTTCATAAACGTAATCACTATGAAAGTATTGCTCATTTCAATAGAGAGCTAGCAAAAGCTACTTTTGCTTTTGCTAAAAAAGAAGAGTTTTTTATTGCTTTAGGGGGCGATCATTCATGTGCTATTGGAACGTGGTCTGGAGTAGCAGAAGGTTATCGCCAACGAGGAGATATTGGCCTTTTATGGGTTGATGCTCATATGGATGCGCACAGACCTTCTAGTTCAAAAAGTGGGAACATCCATGGTATGCCTTTAGCAGTTCTCCTTGGCTTTGGAAACGAGCACTTGGTCAATATTCTTTCTTCTACTCCTAAGCTAAAACCTCAAAATATCGCTTTAATTGGAACCAGAAGTTATGAAAAGGAAGAAGAAGAGTTTTTAAAACAACTAGGTGTAAATATTTACTTCATGGAGAACATTAAACAAAGAGGATTACAAGAAGTATTAAAAGAAGCCATCCATCACATCACAACCTCCACTATTGGATATGGGATTTCTTTTGACCTTGATAGCCTCGACCCTAGCTTTGCAGATGCAGTAGGTACCCCTGTTTCTTGTGGGCTCGATCTTGAAGAATTCTTAAATTGCTTTGTTTTATTTCAAGAAATACCCCCTTTTGCTTTTGAGCTAGTGGAATATAACCCTGGTCTAGATACGAAACTCCATTCTCTGAATGTGATTAAGAGAATCTTAAGCCACTGCAACACTCTTCATAAAAAATATATTATATCTTTATAG
- the dnaK gene encoding molecular chaperone DnaK, whose amino-acid sequence MMAQSNSNKQDVIGIDLGTTNSCVAVREKNGKITVIANTEGGRTTPSTVAFKGNERLVGIPAKRQAITNSQNTISSSKRFIGRKFHEVESEIKTVPYEITNNANGGTAFKVDNKLITPEEVAAQVLIKMKETAEIYLGHPVTEAVITVPAYFNDSQRQSTKDAGKIAGLNVLRIIPEPTAAALAYGLEKQEDQKVAVFDLGGGTFDISVLEIHGGVFEVLATNGDTHLGGDDFDNAILHWMLEEFKKETSIDLSKDSMALQRLRDAAEKAKIELSGTQSTEINQPFITMDALGPKHLALTLTRAKLESLVHDLIERLVEPCEKALKDAEKKVKGQINEVILVGGMSRMPAVEKKVKEIFGKEPHKGVNPDEVVAIGAAIQGAVLTGDVKDVLLLDVIPLTLGIETLGGVLTPIVERNTTIPTKKTQTFSTAADNQPAVTIVVLQGERKMAKDNKEIGRFDLTDIPPAPRGMPQIEVAFDIDANGILHVSAKDAKSGKEQKIRIEAKSGLSEDEIKRALKDAEDHKEEDKKNKEEVELKNQAEALAFQAKKFLDGHKERIPQELAQEIQSRIDAVKKALEDKDTVAIKAAHTELNTHMQKIEKAMQSAQPAPDAQQPPKNEKENIEEAEVEILDDEDKK is encoded by the coding sequence ATTATGGCACAATCTAATTCTAATAAACAAGACGTTATTGGTATCGACTTAGGAACTACTAATTCTTGTGTTGCTGTTAGGGAAAAAAATGGCAAAATAACAGTAATTGCCAATACAGAAGGAGGTCGCACCACTCCATCAACCGTTGCTTTCAAAGGTAATGAACGTTTGGTAGGGATACCTGCAAAAAGACAAGCCATTACCAATTCTCAGAATACGATCTCTTCTTCTAAACGTTTTATTGGGCGCAAATTTCATGAAGTAGAATCTGAAATTAAAACCGTTCCTTATGAAATTACCAATAATGCAAATGGAGGTACAGCATTTAAAGTAGATAATAAATTAATTACTCCCGAAGAAGTTGCAGCTCAAGTTTTAATCAAAATGAAAGAAACAGCAGAAATCTATTTGGGACATCCAGTCACTGAAGCCGTTATAACAGTCCCTGCTTATTTTAATGATTCTCAAAGACAATCGACAAAAGATGCAGGAAAAATTGCTGGTCTAAATGTTTTAAGAATCATTCCAGAACCAACGGCTGCTGCTTTAGCTTATGGACTAGAAAAACAAGAAGACCAAAAAGTAGCGGTCTTTGACTTAGGTGGAGGAACATTTGATATTTCTGTATTAGAAATTCACGGCGGTGTTTTCGAAGTGCTAGCAACAAATGGAGACACTCATCTAGGCGGTGATGATTTCGACAATGCTATTCTACATTGGATGCTTGAAGAATTTAAAAAAGAAACCAGTATTGATTTAAGCAAAGATAGCATGGCTCTACAGCGTTTACGCGATGCTGCAGAAAAAGCCAAAATTGAACTATCAGGTACACAATCTACTGAAATTAATCAACCATTTATTACTATGGATGCCTTAGGTCCTAAGCATCTCGCATTAACATTAACCCGAGCCAAGTTAGAGTCCTTAGTTCATGACTTAATCGAGCGTTTGGTTGAACCCTGTGAAAAAGCTCTGAAAGATGCAGAAAAGAAAGTCAAAGGGCAAATCAATGAAGTAATTCTGGTCGGTGGAATGTCTCGTATGCCAGCTGTTGAGAAAAAAGTAAAAGAAATATTTGGTAAAGAACCTCATAAAGGAGTTAACCCCGATGAAGTTGTAGCCATTGGTGCTGCTATCCAAGGCGCTGTATTGACAGGAGATGTCAAAGACGTCTTATTGCTCGATGTAATCCCATTGACTCTGGGAATTGAAACGCTAGGAGGAGTTCTAACCCCTATTGTAGAAAGAAATACAACGATTCCTACGAAGAAAACACAGACTTTCTCTACTGCAGCTGATAATCAGCCCGCTGTTACTATTGTCGTTTTACAAGGGGAGCGTAAAATGGCTAAAGACAATAAAGAAATTGGCCGTTTTGATCTTACAGATATTCCTCCTGCACCTCGTGGCATGCCACAAATTGAGGTAGCTTTCGATATCGATGCCAATGGTATCTTGCATGTATCAGCAAAAGATGCAAAAAGTGGCAAGGAACAAAAAATTCGCATTGAAGCAAAGTCCGGTCTATCTGAAGATGAAATTAAGCGCGCATTAAAAGATGCAGAAGATCACAAGGAAGAAGATAAAAAAAATAAAGAAGAAGTAGAGTTAAAGAACCAAGCTGAAGCTTTAGCTTTCCAAGCAAAAAAATTTTTAGATGGGCATAAAGAGCGCATTCCTCAGGAGCTTGCTCAAGAAATACAAAGCAGAATAGACGCTGTAAAAAAAGCATTGGAAGATAAAGATACTGTTGCTATTAAAGCTGCCCACACAGAGCTAAATACCCATATGCAAAAAATTGAGAAAGCGATGCAAAGCGCCCAACCAGCACCAGATGCTCAACAACCACCAAAGAATGAGAAAGAAAACATAGAAGAAGCAGAAGTAGAAATTCTCGATGACGAGGATAAAAAATAA
- a CDS encoding nucleotide exchange factor GrpE → MTQEQNETPDASQHELDEVKTHQQKAEQELEEYRDKYLRLLAEMDNTHKRMQKEKQEAIRFAVESALEDFLKPIDNLENALNSTEHMSQEVLNWAQGFQMIAQQFKEALSQHGITAFSSDGDMFDPNLHYAIETKETEETEEGTVLQEFIKGYKSSNRTIRPAHVKVAVLPESKKKETTDLEKPSLPEQDT, encoded by the coding sequence ATGACTCAAGAACAGAATGAAACACCAGATGCGTCGCAGCATGAATTAGATGAAGTAAAAACTCATCAGCAAAAAGCAGAGCAAGAGTTAGAAGAATATAGAGATAAATACCTGCGCTTATTGGCTGAAATGGATAATACACACAAAAGAATGCAAAAAGAAAAACAAGAAGCTATACGTTTTGCTGTTGAAAGTGCTTTAGAAGATTTTTTAAAACCCATTGATAATTTGGAAAACGCTCTAAACAGTACAGAGCATATGTCTCAAGAAGTGCTTAATTGGGCTCAAGGATTCCAAATGATTGCACAACAATTCAAGGAAGCATTAAGCCAACATGGAATTACAGCCTTTAGCTCTGATGGCGATATGTTTGATCCTAACTTGCATTATGCAATTGAGACAAAAGAAACAGAAGAAACAGAAGAAGGAACTGTCCTTCAAGAATTTATTAAAGGATATAAAAGCAGTAACCGCACCATACGCCCAGCACATGTAAAAGTTGCTGTTTTGCCAGAATCAAAAAAGAAGGAAACAACCGATTTAGAAAAACCTTCTTTACCAGAACAAGATACATAA